The Curtobacterium sp. MCSS17_015 genomic sequence TCTGCTCGAGCTGCTCGACGCCGACCAGTGGGTGACCGCGGTCACGAGTGGCGAGGACGTCGAGCAGGCCAAGCCGGCGCCGGACATCATCGAGGTGGCCCTCGAGAAGGTCGGTGTCGACGCCGCGTCCGCCGTGATGGTCGGCGACGCCATGTGGGACGTCGACTCCTCCGGGCGCCTCGGGGTCACCTGCATCGGCGTCATGACCGGTGGCATCGGCGGGGACGAGCTCCGCGGTGCCGGCGCCGCCGCCGTGTACGACGACGCGGCCGCGCTGCTCGCGGACCTGGACGCCAGCCCGATCGGCTCGCTCGGATCCTCCGGTCGCGACGAGTGACGGGCGTGCCGGTGCGTGCACCGGTGCGACGGACCCGTGTCAGGATGGACGATCGTGATCACCATCGAACGCGTGCCCTGGGACGACCCGCGCGGAGTCGCACTCCGCGCCACCATGGACGAGGAGATGCACGAGCGGTACGGCGACGCGAACCCCGGTGAGGCCCCGGAGATCACCGCGGAGCGCAACCGCGTGCTCACCGTCGACCCTGCGACCGTCGTCACCTCCCTGCTGGCGGTCGACGAGGACGGCACCGTGCTCGGGCACATCGCCGTCCGCCGACTCGGCGACGAGATCGAGCTGAAGCGCCTCATCGTCCTCGCCGCCGCTCGTGGCAAGGGCGCCGCGACCGCGCTGCTCGACGAGTGCGCCCGCGTCGGACGGGAGCAGGGCGCCGAGCGCCTCATCCTGCAGACCGGCGACAAGCAGCCCGAGGCCGTGGCCCTGTACGAGAAGACCGGGTGGGACCGCATCGACGTGTACGAGCCGTACGCCGAGACGATGCCGTGGTCGTACTGCTTCGCGAAGGCGCTCTGACCGCTGACCCTGGGAATCCGCCCGGCTCGAATTGCACTGACCGCCTGACAGTGCAATTCTTGGCCGGTGAGCACTGCTGAACGGACGCGGGCCCTCCGCCGCCGCATGGTCGAAGAGGCCCGTCGTGCCGTCGTCGACGGCGGACTGCAGGGCTTCACGATCGAGCAGCTCTGCGAGCGCGTCGGGGTGTCGCGGCGGACCTTCTTCAACCACTTCGCGTCGAAGGAAGACGTCGTCCTCGGCATCGAGCTCAACGCCGACACCGAGATGCTCGCCGCGTTCGCCCGGGGTGAGCTCGTCCCGGCGACCCTCGGGCCGTTGCACTCGGTGGTCGCGATGATCATCGAGCACCTCCACGTCGCGGGCATCGACCGCGCCGACGAGGCCCTGGTGCGCCGGGTGTTCGAGCGGGAACCCGTGCTCACGGCGCGCTTCCTGTCCGCCACCGACGCCCAGGTCGCGAAGGTCGCCGAAGCGGTGCGCGACCGCTTCGGCTGGACCGTCCCCGACGACCCGCGTGCCCGGCTCGTGAGCGAAGCCGCCATCGGCATCGTCCGGGTGAGCGCCGCCGCGTACTTCGACGACGACTTCGACGAGTCCACCGGGCCCCGCTTCGACGAGCTCCTCGACACGAACACCCGCCTGATGACGGCGGCCATCACCACGCCCGACCAGGAAGGCACCGCATGAGCGCCACCGCTCCGAGCACCACGCGCCGGGGGCGCCAGCAGACCGACGGGCCGCTGCTCCTCACGCAGCGGCGCATCTGGATCATCTTCTCGGCCCTCATCGCCGGCATGCTGCTGTCGAGCCTCGACCAGACCATCGTCTCGACCGCCATGCCGACCATCGTCGGCGAGCTCGGAGGTGTCGCCCACCAGGCCTGGATCACGACCGGGTACCTGCTCGCCTCCACCGTCGTGATGCCGATCTACGGCAAGTTCGGTGACGTGCTCGGCCGGCGCAACCTGTTCCTCGTCGCGATCGCGCTGTTCACGCTGGCGTCGCTCGGGTGCGCGCTGTCGACCGACTTCTGGCAGTTCGTGGTCTTCCGCGCACTGCAGGGTCTCGGCGGCGGTGGCCTCATGATCCTGTCGCAGGCGATCATCGCGGACATCGTCCCGGCGTCCGAGCGCGGCAAGTACCTCGGTCCGCTCGGGGCGATCTTCGGCCTCTCCGCCGTCGGAGGGCCGCTCCTCGGCGGG encodes the following:
- a CDS encoding GNAT family N-acetyltransferase → MITIERVPWDDPRGVALRATMDEEMHERYGDANPGEAPEITAERNRVLTVDPATVVTSLLAVDEDGTVLGHIAVRRLGDEIELKRLIVLAAARGKGAATALLDECARVGREQGAERLILQTGDKQPEAVALYEKTGWDRIDVYEPYAETMPWSYCFAKAL
- a CDS encoding TetR/AcrR family transcriptional regulator; translated protein: MSTAERTRALRRRMVEEARRAVVDGGLQGFTIEQLCERVGVSRRTFFNHFASKEDVVLGIELNADTEMLAAFARGELVPATLGPLHSVVAMIIEHLHVAGIDRADEALVRRVFEREPVLTARFLSATDAQVAKVAEAVRDRFGWTVPDDPRARLVSEAAIGIVRVSAAAYFDDDFDESTGPRFDELLDTNTRLMTAAITTPDQEGTA